The genomic interval AGGAAACAAGATCAGGAACTTCAACAGGAGCTGCCGACCTCATAACCAAGATTCTGGGGAACGAATCTCCTGAACCCAGAATTTTTGTTCTCATACCTCAGTTGCAGACTGTTGCTTTTCCCTCCACTGTAATGATGACTGCCAAATACACCCAAGGaccaaatggaaaacaaatgtttaaaataagtcCCAAATCTTTGATAACAAGGTCTGAGTCACAGCAGGATTACTTATGTGTTCCCAGCTCAGAGAAAACTGAGGAAAGATGCAGCTGATGGCCAATCCAGTTCAGACAAACCTCCCTACCAAACGCTGAGCCCCTCCTCCACCTTTTCAGTTTCACttctgaggaaaacaaaactcataTGTCAGGGTTGGGAGAGGGTTGGACAATGAGGACAGTTGTCTTGGTCACATGGTGGAGGAGGCTGGGCCCTTCAACCATCACCTTGTGACttatttgtgaagaaaaatgtaagtaattattttattacccAGCTTCAGTCTCCAATCAGCATTTCCTACAGGTCCTACCAGATGCCTATGTGTCTGGATGCAGGGTTTGTGTCTGGAGGTGAGACATCCTGAATGAATCAGGATACGGCTGTTGGACCTCAGCTCTTAAAGGACAGCCCTGGTATTTGGAGTTGAAATCTAAACATCCCACAAAAGCAGAAGTTGTAAAGTATGGCTTGGAGCACAGAAGAAGATCAAATTAAAGGGATATTagttctctttaaaaacttgcTCTATAGTCGTAAGGAGACATTTAATATTCAAGCattaatacaaattaaatcTCAAACACAGCGGATCTGATGCACCATAATAAATAGCGTTATTAATTTAAACTCTCAGGGGAGTctgtttatttctgaattttctcacttttctcaTGTCTTTTCCTGCAGTTGAAAAATCTCTGCCATTCTGCTGTGCGCACAATGTTGATTTATTTCCCCCTGAGCAGCACCAGAACCTGCAGCACAAACTCTGACTCAGGTTAACAGGATACAACTGttatgtgcagcagcagcagcttgttcaGCTTCACTTCCATGTCTGAGCCACAATCTGGAGCTTGGATGCAGCACAGGGTGAAATCATGCAGCCAATAGAAACTCACAGAGCTGTTAAGGAAagctgttgtcatggaaacaaatttaaatCCTAGATGATTCAGCTCTCATCTGTCAGGTAAAGTCTCTCCTCCTAGAACGACTCAACTACTGCAGACTGGTAGCAGTAGCTTAACAGAACATTACCACCTGTACATTATGCACTTTACACTGCTTGTGTCGGTGCTGCCTTCAAAAATTGTGGGAAATTTTAGTATTGTCACAGAATCACATTTGTTGAACacaaattttagaaaaagaaaaaaaaagacgcaGGACCCGTCAAAGAGCCGCGTGTGACTCTCACATGATTCCTGCAGCACGAAGCTGCTCTcgctaaaaacaaaagttcactTGGATGTTTTTTCAGCACTTGGAAATCTCTGTTGTTACTCTGTGTGATACATTTCTGCTGCAGTCCCTGAGAATGAATTATGTGCTGAAAGGCCAGGAGCTTATCATGTGTTGAGGCAGAGATCATGTCAGTGAAGGTGCTTTTCCATCCCTGTATGACAGTTTTATGAAAACACAGATGATTCGAGCCATTTCATCTCTAAAACATTCCCTACTACGTTCTGGAGCTTCAAACATTGAAATCGTGGTTCTGCCCCGTTTACAGtttttgtggtgcatagatgctgaaagctgcttctcctcgtttggttctggttctggggatgcagagcagaccagatccggaagacctgagaggtctggaaggttgatacaacaacagcagatctttaatgtattgtgatgCTAAGCCGTTCattgatttgtaaactaacaacagtattttaaagtctattctttgagctacagggagccagtggagggactttaaaactggtgttacgcgctctatcttcctggtttcaGTGAGAACGCGACCAGCATCTTCTTCACCTCAAACAGCAGATCCCAGACCTGCTGAACGTCTCTGTGATGCGGGTTGTTATTTAGGACCTGAAATCTGTTGCCTACTTTGCTGAACAGGAGTGTCAGTTGGTTTTCATTCTCCTTTAGCTTCCTCTGGATGTCTGGTTCTGCCTGGTTCTGGTAGGTGAACAGGATCATGGTGCGTCTCCAgacattttctccaaacatctTTTCCAGCTGCTTCACTGTTTCCTCTACATGCGTAGTGAGGAACCCCAGTCTGACGACCAGCAGGATGGCGTGGGGCGCCGGCGCCGACCGGTTGATGCACCTGATCTCCTTCCTCACCTCAGGATCGGATGTTTCTGGGAGAGCTGGAGTGTCGATGACGGTCACCTCCCTGCTGAAGACGTTGCCTCTCTGCAGACAGCAGCTGCTTCTACCTGCGGACAGAAACCAGCTTTTATCCCTGAACATGAGATAACCAGAGATACTCAGACAATGTGGAGAATGTGAACAACAAATCTTAGCTTAAAGTTTGCTCTGATTTCTGGCTACATCAGCCTGAGGTAAGACAAACCAAAATCTgtcaataaaagaaatatttagtttttattttgaggcacaaataaaaacactggaTCAAAAATGGATCTTTAAGGACAGAAATTAGGTTCTGGTGCTGCTGCAAAGGTTCCTGCTCCTCTGGGACATTCCTATCaagtttaattattaaatatcgGTGAATGTTATCAACTTCCTCCAAGGGAAGGTAACTGACATGACGCCGGCTCCGCCCCCATGCTGACGTAGAGCAAGCCTCCCCCAATCATTCCAGGGCACTTGTCAACAATCATCGTTGCAAGTTGCGTGTTAACTTGGTTCTCCTCAGATACGTTGGACTCGTCGTATCCACTTGGCCCACTCCTGCGGCTTTGTGAAGTCGAAAGCCTCTGGCGGCTGGATGCTGAACGTTACACATGGACCAGCAGAAGCGACTCTCTGTGTGTTGTCATCAGCCGTGTCTCCGGTAGAGTCTCAGCCTCACGATGACTTGCAGCTCTCCTGACTCCATGTCGTATTATTAAAAAGAATCAAACTGTATCAAAGTTATTGGTTTATTCAGGATCACCAAACTTCCAGCGTGGGCATCATCATAACAAGCAGCGTCACCTGGACTACCTGAGCCTGACGCTCTTTTATGATGTCATCACAGATGgctatttgtagtttttaaccATGCGTAATATGAACACCACACACGTACTCCGACAGTATTGACAGTATCTATCATAACCTGCTGCAGTCAGAgagattttgaggaaaataatggATAATCACAGATAATCCAAGTTGTCAGTGGGTTTTATGCAGCCGTTACCCAGAACGTGTGGAGGGCAgaatacaatttattacatttccaaaaccaaaaatgaGTCTGGAAATGGATCATGGACTGCAGCCCACCTCATGTCCAGTTGGATGAAACTGATGGACGGGAACTACCATGTTAGTCATCACCATGAAGGTAACTGGTAGTAAACATCCCAGTTTTTGTCATAACGATACTTACTGACAGTTAAATAAAGCTCTGTAGCAGTTAATTAGGCAAATAACTAAACAGAAGTGAATAGAGAAAACTACACTTAGGTATCGCCTTAGTCATGAATGTTGTTTTAACATAATATATTATCTGGAAGTAATCTGGCTAAAGACTTAAAGGCTCCATGCTGTGGCTCACAGCTTGCCTCAAAGCTCCGTGCTAGCTTAGCGTCAAATAGACACaactcagttaaattaaaataacaaagctAAACATCTAATCATTTCCAGATCAATAAGTGAAGGTAGTTATGTTGGATTCCAATGGTAGCTCTATGGCAGCATTGAAACTTAAACTGCAGTAACTGCTGTACTGACATTTAAACACCGTTTCATGCTACTGTTTATTTCTAGGCAttttcctgaaggcagattttcacaagccGGTTTTATTTAAGTCATTACTCATCCATATTTTACATGCAACGTGCCTCCCACAGCGTTCACACTCACATCCAACCAGACTTTGTGTCCCTCATTTTTCCTCTTGGGTTTTATCATTATTTCCCGCTAATAACCTTACAGACCTGACGTAGGACTAGTTAGAGAATTTTCTTGCCCTCCGTCTTTACCTCAGTGTTGGTTTATAAGTCAAGAATGACTCAAAGAAATGTCTCGGGTAATGCATTGAGGTCCGTTAAATTTGCCATAATAACAGTTTGCTTGTCGGAGGACAGCTCTACTTCCGCAAGGCCGCGGGGCGGCGTCATGTCAGTTATGAGTCAGACTGtaaacactgtaaaataattGACTCTGGGTTATAATCCTGACTACAGCTCTTCTCGGATCGCGTCAGAACCAGAGAACAGGAAGTTTGGGTCTTTACTGTAGATGCAGTGGTGGGCAGGGAGACAATGTAAAACTGGTCTAACATCATATTAGGACTAAGGTGGTTTACCAAATGGTGGACCAAATGGTGGACTCGTCCTGAAGGCGTTTCTTCCCAGGATGGTGTTCCCACTAGAGCTCTTCCCAACTCCAGCCCacccaaccagaaccaggcgcAGATCTGAAACTGGAGCAGAGGGAACATGAAGTCCAGATCTGCAATGTGAAACTAAAGATAAGTTACCGTCACATTTTTAGACTCAGATTAATTCTGCAGCTGTTCTTGggctgattatttttctgtattgtttCCGTCCTTCTTGTCGGGTTTCCTTGTTCTAcacttttgtttaaattttagttGGAGATTTTCGTGGTTGTTGGTGTGTATTTAGGTAGATGTGCTAAAAAATCTTAGCCTAGTAAAAATCAGCCCCCTGTTTTACGCTTTGCTTCATACGGAGAATCTGGGCTCTCGgctattgagaaatgattgtTTCCTGAAGgcatggactctgttgaagttttaaaagcGTGAATttgattttacccaatcactTATGTTTGGTCATGATTTATGTAAGGCACCAGCCTTACATAAATCAACCCCATGGGGAGTAGGTCCatgacaaagaacaaaatgtctTAACCATTCCTCTTGCTCCAACTTTAATTGCtaaatatttggaagcgtggccaacatgTACGAAACaactttgttcatttcttttgttcACCAGTCTAGGGTTTCCTAAACGCTGTTTTCATGCAGACTTCATTAacagttaaaaatgttctggttttaCTAAAAGACATAGACATGACCCTAGTTTAGTTTAAGTCCTTCCCAGGACGGCGTGTTGTTGGTCTACCTGATAAACGGTGCAGCAGTGAGCTCTCCTCCTCCAGAGGACCACTCCAGCCCGGCCACAGACTCTTCACCACCAATTTAGCATCATCAAAACTGACCGGTGTGTGATCCTTTGGAAGGCAATTAATGTCATCCAGGAGACAGTACTTCAGGTTGTTTCTCAGCCGATCAGCACCAAACTTCAGCACCTGCAGATGGAAAAAATTATGacagaaacaatatttttcatgGAAAAGATGCTGATTAAATGATGCGATCAAAATGATACTGTTAACCAAAACGTAAAATTTTTGTTCTGATGCTCCTGAGATTTCTCATCTCCTGACATTAGGATTGAAATGGACTCGATTCATCAACACCATCTTCTAAAATACTGACACTCTGTTGAATTGTAATCATGGTGTGATTGATTTCTGGGTCCTTCAGGTCTTTGGGGCTCAGAAATCAATTTTAGATGATCAACATCCTCTACCACAGTGGAAGAACTTGAGCATGTTGTTACGGATGGATTAGTCAGAGCTTTATTGTTTGCagacagcattaaaaaaatcactacAATAAATGACACCACAGGGTGAGCAGGGAGGGTACCTGTGTCTTCCCAACGTCCAGAGCAACAGCGACCTTGTCCCAGACATAACAGAGATCCTCAGCTACACCACAGGCCTCCAGCTGCTGGCTGTCAGGTCTGCAGATCAGCTTCAACCTGgaaggaggagaaaacaaagacattttcagaCATGGTAAAAACTGAGAGTCCAAAGAAAAAGGATCTGAGGTCGTCAGCAGATTCGGAAAGGATTTAGACTAAGCTTGGTCCAAACTGGGTCATTGACCGACCCACGATCCAAACACAACAGTAGATTCTGCGTGTCGCTACCCAATTACAAGAAGCACTAGATTTAGAGCGTGTACCTTCTTCCCACCATAATTGGTGGGAAGAATTGTGTAAAAACATTCCACCTCTGATGAGGCAAAGCCTTCATCAACCTGAGGATGCTGAGCCATTCCTGTTCGCTGCTCTTACCAGTGTTTCTCACACATGGCCTCTGGTCTCCAGATAAAATGTCCGTCTTtgtaaacacaaacagcatCTGGGTCATCGGTCAGCAAAGGGTAGTGTGAGAAGTTCTGCTTAGCTGGACTGTGGACCAGAACAACATGCATCACTTCTTGTCTGTATAGGACAGTCTCGTAGACCCGCATGATGGGCTGAGAACCGGAGCAGaactgaagagaagaaaacagcagctgtAGCCTAAGCAGATTGTCAAAGAGAGTTTTTACTCTAAACTGCAACATGAACAGGTTAAACATTACAACAAGAAACATCAACAACTCATCTGAATCGAAATGCATTCAAAAAATGTGCATCTCCCATATGAGTGAAATTGTTTTGGAGAGTCATGTTTTCCTGAAAATCCTGGACCCTCTTTCTTTGGAAAACCaccaaataatattttctttttatcctctTAAACTAAGACCTGCAGTTGCAGTAAAActagatcttttattttgacctGTGGAGAGGTGTTACCTGGTCTCTGTAGGCCGTCAGCACCTCCTGCAGGGGGAAGGTGAAGCGGTACCAGCCCAGCCGGGACGTCTCCTTGAAGGCTGGAGACGTGGCAAACCTCCACAGGAAGCTCTGCTGCTCAGGATCTTCGCCCTCCATCCGGTCTGGGAACGTCTTCTCCAGGAGCCTCGTCTCTGCGTCCTTCATCTGGTCTGGTCCCACAGCCAGACTCCACCATATAAAAGGTCCTCCATATGGATTCCTGAAGCCCCCATCCCTCTCAATCCCACATAGCCCTGATCCTGtagtttcatgttttagaaAACTCACGTGGAACTCTGGTTTAGGATATTCTGGGATGTTTTCAGTCCGGAggtatttgtttttcaaaccaAACCTTTCAGCTTCCAATTTCAGCTCTGTTAACTTCAGGTGTAGCTGTTTAACAAAATGTTCGGTGTATCCTCTCCTGTTTGTTCGATTCTGCATGGTCCAATCCTGCAAAATGTAGATCGAAGGAGTCCTTTTAGTCTACAACGTTTCAGACAGAATGTACTTGTTCTGGTTGACAGCCTCACACAGCACAGACGGCTCTGCTCTTATCTGCAGCAGGCAGTAAAACTGTCAGGGCGTTATAAACTGTGAAGCTACACCCTGAGACTGAAGCTATATAATCATTAATGATTCCTCTGTGCAAGGGAGACAACTGAGAGGAGCAGATCTCCAGGCTCAACTCTTCTCATCCAACTTTCATTTCTTCAGATTCTCTTTTCAATGAGCGGGAGTTTCTCCTGACCTTTGAACCCGATCAGCAGTTCTCCAGatgttttgaaggtttttcagTCTCTCTCCAGACACTGGCTGCTTTCTCGCTCACGTTCAATCCCGTCCTTGTTCCAGACCACCTTAAGAAACGTTTATCAAAACCGGGACCGAAGGAAAGGGCGTTGCATTTCATGCAGTACAGGATGTTATGACAGAGTGCATGATGGGAAGTGAAGTATCAATGGAGGTCTCAGGCTCAGCTGACTAACTTGGCTGGCCTCAGTTAATCCTCACAGCCAAGTCTTTCTTCTGCAACCAGACCTCGGTTTCAGCTTCAGCCATCCTGCTTGTGTCTGTCTCCAGCGGTCACTGCGAGGCAGAGTCTGTCCTGGACAGGACTCCACAGGACAGAGACATTCAGCCTCGGAGACACGCACCTAGAGACAAGAGTCTGGTTTTTACTGTGCGGGACCAAGCTGGAGaccccacacatgcacaggcaGAACAAGCAGACCGCAGTCCTACCAGCTGCACCACCAGCTTTTGTGAAAATATGTCGGACATTACCAGCGTATTTAAATATTGACCAACCTGCCTCTGCAACTCCTCTAATCTTACTAACAAATCACCTTTAATTAACAACACAAACTGGTCATTTCTGTTATGTCAGGTCATTATTTCTTTCTGAGCTAGGTAACGGTCCAAACCTCTTGGTAGAAAATGTTATGCACTCATAATGAAGGCACAAACCACTTTTATTAGCAATGAGCACACATATCAGATTACAATTCACCATGAAGCTTTTCTCAAAAGAAAAGTTGGTCTCCAAGCCTATCAAAGCTCCTACAACCACCATCACTGTTACTGACAGGAATATCTGTGTCCTCTTTAGAGGCTGGaaccaaaacagcagcagctgtacaCTTTATTATCTATAAAATGCTTATCTGCCATGTTTAAAGATAAGCAAATGTCAGAGGTCACTCCAACACCCACTAGTGAATGGAAATCTGCAGCAGGTGAGTAGATTGTCCTTCGTGTTTCAGAAATGTCCTCCAACGTTTGTAGTTCAAaagtttttcacaaacactCAGAAAACTGCAGCTTATAACCGTCTCCATCACTCAGAgctttttagctgcagattaaGGTTTTAGAATGATCCTCCTGAAccacaattaaaaaacataatctgaTTTTCATTGGTTCATTTCCGATACAGTTTTTAGTTTGGTTCTCATCTTCCTTTGATAGATCatcatgatttttaaacatgttttcttctcaggTTGCTGGGGAAGAAATTTGACGTCAGTGTTCCTTATGaatgtattaattttttgtCTATAAACTCACAGCCATTAATAGTCAGAGATTGTTCTTTTGAGTAACAGCTGAATGTGTAATGAATCCTTTACTTAGCTGAATCATAGCAGGAGGAGG from Xiphophorus maculatus strain JP 163 A chromosome 11, X_maculatus-5.0-male, whole genome shotgun sequence carries:
- the LOC111610119 gene encoding uncharacterized protein LOC111610119, producing the protein MQNRTNRRGYTEHFVKQLHLKLTELKLEAERFGLKNKYLRTENIPEYPKPEFHVSFLKHETTGSGLCGIERDGGFRNPYGGPFIWWSLAVGPDQMKDAETRLLEKTFPDRMEGEDPEQQSFLWRFATSPAFKETSRLGWYRFTFPLQEVLTAYRDQFCSGSQPIMRVYETVLYRQEVMHVVLVHSPAKQNFSHYPLLTDDPDAVCVYKDGHFIWRPEAMCEKHWLKLICRPDSQQLEACGVAEDLCYVWDKVAVALDVGKTQVLKFGADRLRNNLKYCLLDDINCLPKDHTPVSFDDAKLVVKSLWPGWSGPLEEESSLLHRLSVSDLRLVLVGWAGVGKSSSGNTILGRNAFRTSPPFGPPFGRSSCCLQRGNVFSREVTVIDTPALPETSDPEVRKEIRCINRSAPAPHAILLVVRLGFLTTHVEETVKQLEKMFGENVWRRTMILFTYQNQAEPDIQRKLKENENQLTLLFSKVGNRFQVLNNNPHHRDVQQVWDLLFEVKKMLVAFSLKPGR